Sequence from the Actinomycetota bacterium genome:
GGCGCTTGCGCGCCTCGCGGTCGGTCATGAGGCCCTGGCTGGTGGACAGGACGGCGACGCCGAGGCCGCCGAGCACGCGGGGGAGCCGGTCGGCCTTGATGTACACGCGCAGACCCGGCTTCGACACCCGGCGCAGTCCCGAGATGCTCGGCACGCGCTCCGACGTGTACTTCATCGTCACCTCGAGCGTGCGACCCGGACGCGTCGAGTCGTCGTTCACCTGGTAGCCCGCGATGTAGCCCTCGCGCTCGAGGATGGCGGCCAGCGCCTCCTTGAGCTTCGACGAGGGCATGCGCACGAAGTCGTGCTGGGCCACGTTGGCGTTGCGCAGCCGCGTGAGCATGTCGGCGATGGGGTCGGTCATCGTCATGTGCAGCCTCCCCTCACCAGCTCGCCTTCGTCACGCCCGGCACCTCGCCCGCGTGCACCATCTCGCGGAGGCAGATGCGGCAGAGCGCGAACTGGCGATAGACGGCGCGTGGCCGTCCGCAACGGCGGCAGCGGGTGTAGCCCCGCACCTTGAACTTGGGCTTGCGCTGCTGCTTCTGGATCAATGCCTTCTTGGCCATTACTGCGGCTGTCCTTCGCGTCGGAACGGGAAGCCGAAGGCGTCGAGCAGGGCTCGCCCCTCGGCATCGGTACGGGCGGTGGTGACGATGGTGATGTCCATGCCCCGGGTCGCGTCGACCTTGTCGTAGTCGATCTCGGGGAAGATGAGCTGCTCGGTGACACCGAACGTGTAGTTGCCGCGTCCGTCGAAGCTGGTCGGCGAGAGGCCGCGGAAGTCGCGGACGCGGGGGATGGCGAGGCTGATGAGCCGGTCGAGGAACTCCCACATGCGATCGCCTCGCAGCGTGACCTTCGCCCCGATGCTGTTGCCCTCGCGCAGCTTGAAGCCGGCGATGGACTTGGTGGCCTTGGTGACGAGCGGCTTCTGTCCGGTGATGACGGTGAGGTCGGCGACCGCTCCCTCCAGCAGCGACGGCTGACCGGTCGCCCGTCCGACGCCCATGTTGACCACGATCTTGTCGAGGCGGGGCACCTGCATGATGTTGGCCAGGCCCAGCCGCTCCTTGAGCTGATCGCGGAGCTGGTCGTCGTAGCGCTGCTTGAGCCGCGGCCGCTCGCGCGTAGCGGTGTCATCCGGCGCCATCAGACCTCGTCCCCGCACTTCTTGCAGATGCGGAGCTTGCGCCCCTGCGCGTCGAACTTGTAGCCGACACGCGAGCGCCCGCACGTCTTGCACACCAGAGCCACCGCCGACACCGGCAGCGGCATGTCCTTGTCGATGATGCCGGCCTGCAGGGTGGCGCGCCGTTGCTTCTGGTGCTTCTTGACGATGTTGACGCCCTCGACGATGACCTTGCCCTTGTCGGGCAGGGCGCGCATGACGTCGCCTTCCTTGCCTCGGTCCTTGCCTGTGAGCACGACCACCCGGTCGCCCTTGCGCAGTTTCACCTACAGCACCTCCGGTGCCAGCGAGACGATCCTCATGAACTTCTTGTCGCGCAGCTCGCGTCCGACGGGCCCGAAGATGCGGGTACCGCGGGGCTGGAGCTGCTCGTTGATCAGCACGGCTGCGTTCTCGTCGAAGCGGATGTACGACCCGTCGGGCCGGCGCTTCTCCTTCTTGGTGCGCACGACGACGCATCGCACCACGTCGCCCTTCTTCACGGCGGCGCCGGGAATCGCGTCCTTCACCGTGGCGACGAACACGTCGCCGATCGACGCGT
This genomic interval carries:
- a CDS encoding 50S ribosomal protein L24; the encoded protein is MKLRKGDRVVVLTGKDRGKEGDVMRALPDKGKVIVEGVNIVKKHQKQRRATLQAGIIDKDMPLPVSAVALVCKTCGRSRVGYKFDAQGRKLRICKKCGDEV
- a CDS encoding type Z 30S ribosomal protein S14 yields the protein MAKKALIQKQQRKPKFKVRGYTRCRRCGRPRAVYRQFALCRICLREMVHAGEVPGVTKASW
- the rplN gene encoding 50S ribosomal protein L14, giving the protein MIQQETRLRVADNSGAKEVLCIKVLGGSKRRYASIGDVFVATVKDAIPGAAVKKGDVVRCVVVRTKKEKRRPDGSYIRFDENAAVLINEQLQPRGTRIFGPVGRELRDKKFMRIVSLAPEVL
- the rplE gene encoding 50S ribosomal protein L5, with protein sequence MAPDDTATRERPRLKQRYDDQLRDQLKERLGLANIMQVPRLDKIVVNMGVGRATGQPSLLEGAVADLTVITGQKPLVTKATKSIAGFKLREGNSIGAKVTLRGDRMWEFLDRLISLAIPRVRDFRGLSPTSFDGRGNYTFGVTEQLIFPEIDYDKVDATRGMDITIVTTARTDAEGRALLDAFGFPFRREGQPQ
- the rpsH gene encoding 30S ribosomal protein S8, which translates into the protein MTMTDPIADMLTRLRNANVAQHDFVRMPSSKLKEALAAILEREGYIAGYQVNDDSTRPGRTLEVTMKYTSERVPSISGLRRVSKPGLRVYIKADRLPRVLGGLGVAVLSTSQGLMTDREARKRRVGGEVLCYVW